One window from the genome of Nocardioides panaciterrulae encodes:
- the tpiA gene encoding triose-phosphate isomerase produces the protein MASKRTPLMAGNWKMNLNHQEAIVLVQKLAVTLADKKHDYSRAEVVVVPPFTDLRSVQSLVDGDRLAVRYGAQDVSMHEAGAYTGEISAGMLAKLGCSYVVVGHSERREHHGEGDDVVNAKAHRALAAAMTPIVCVGEGLSVRQAGEHVAHTLGQLDGSLAGFSAEQVAGLVVAYEPVWAIGTGEVATPEDAQEVCAAIRGRVREVHGDVAADGVRILYGGSVKAANVAGIMAQGDVDGCLVGGASLQADEFGGICRYYDMPVL, from the coding sequence ATGGCGAGCAAGCGAACCCCGCTGATGGCGGGGAACTGGAAGATGAACCTCAACCACCAGGAGGCGATCGTCCTGGTGCAGAAGCTGGCGGTCACGCTCGCCGACAAGAAGCACGACTACAGCCGCGCCGAGGTGGTCGTGGTGCCGCCGTTCACGGACCTGCGTTCGGTGCAGTCCCTGGTCGACGGGGACCGGCTCGCGGTGCGCTACGGCGCGCAGGACGTCTCCATGCACGAGGCGGGCGCCTACACCGGGGAGATCTCGGCCGGCATGCTCGCCAAGCTGGGCTGCTCCTACGTCGTGGTCGGGCACTCCGAGCGTCGGGAGCACCACGGCGAGGGCGACGACGTCGTCAACGCCAAGGCGCACCGGGCGCTGGCGGCCGCGATGACGCCGATCGTGTGTGTCGGCGAGGGCCTCAGCGTGCGGCAGGCCGGCGAGCACGTGGCCCACACGCTCGGGCAGCTGGACGGGTCGCTCGCCGGCTTCTCGGCCGAGCAGGTCGCCGGGCTCGTGGTGGCCTACGAGCCGGTGTGGGCGATCGGCACCGGCGAGGTGGCGACGCCCGAGGACGCGCAGGAGGTCTGCGCCGCGATCCGTGGCCGGGTCCGCGAGGTCCACGGTGACGTCGCGGCCGACGGCGTACGCATCCTCTACGGCGGCTCGGTGAAGGCCGCCAACGTCGCCGGGATCATGGCGCAGGGCGACGTCGACGGCTGCCTGGTCGGCGGCGCGAGCCTGCAGGCCGACGAGTTCGGCGGAATCTGCCGCTACTACGACATGCCGGTCCTCTGA
- the secG gene encoding preprotein translocase subunit SecG — protein MTLLFTILLIISSALVVLLVLLHKGRGGGLSDMFGGGVSSSLGGSSVAERNLDRLTIGIGVIWFACVIALGLLLAYQN, from the coding sequence GTGACTCTCCTCTTCACCATTCTGCTGATCATCTCGAGCGCGCTCGTGGTGCTGCTGGTCCTGCTGCACAAGGGCCGGGGCGGCGGGCTCTCCGACATGTTCGGCGGTGGCGTGTCCAGTTCGCTCGGCGGGTCCTCGGTGGCCGAGCGGAATCTCGATCGGCTCACGATCGGGATCGGGGTCATCTGGTTCGCATGTGTGATTGCCCTGGGCCTGCTCCTGGCCTACCAGAACTGA
- a CDS encoding RNA polymerase-binding protein RbpA: MAGGGNAIRGSRVGAGPMGEAERGEAAPRQAVTYFCSNEHRSVVPLSVEAQVPDSWDCPKCGLPAGRDAENAPPAPKNEPYKTHLAYVKERRSDKEAADILEEALQLLRSRRKSGDLIF; the protein is encoded by the coding sequence GTGGCTGGTGGAGGAAACGCTATTCGCGGGAGCCGGGTGGGGGCCGGCCCGATGGGTGAGGCCGAGCGGGGCGAGGCTGCCCCGCGGCAGGCCGTCACCTACTTCTGCTCCAACGAGCACCGCTCGGTGGTGCCGCTGTCCGTCGAGGCGCAGGTCCCGGACTCCTGGGACTGCCCGAAGTGCGGCCTGCCGGCCGGTCGGGACGCCGAGAACGCACCGCCGGCGCCGAAGAACGAGCCCTACAAGACGCACCTCGCCTATGTGAAGGAGCGTCGCTCGGACAAGGAGGCCGCCGACATCCTGGAGGAGGCGCTCCAGCTGCTCCGCTCCCGCCGCAAGTCGGGCGACCTCATCTTCTGA
- a CDS encoding type IV toxin-antitoxin system AbiEi family antitoxin domain-containing protein codes for MRKPPSWLPDDLVFLDDRCPLPLDVPFTADQAAQLGVSRWYLRILVDRGLVRPVLRGAYVAAQVLDTVDVRAAALRLLVPATAVVTDETAAWLHGVDVLPPSAVHMPPPVRVFSTGGSRLRRPEVASGTRQLLKDDITEVQGVRVTTALRTALDLGRGLRRFAALAALDGFVRIGVPHDSIRLSVERFRGERGVVQLRWLVPLVDGRAESPGESWLRLHWYDAGLPRPELQFWVYDEHGVALYRLDIALPECRFAAEYDGKQFHSTDEHRLHDAERRTWLDEKGRWVVEVFEQEHVYPRDADPTPRLREGAKMARTRCGLWVPESVRRSTED; via the coding sequence ATGAGGAAACCACCTTCCTGGCTGCCGGATGACCTCGTCTTCCTGGACGACCGGTGCCCGCTTCCGCTCGATGTGCCGTTCACCGCCGACCAGGCGGCTCAACTCGGTGTCTCCCGGTGGTACTTGCGCATTCTGGTCGACCGCGGCCTGGTCCGCCCCGTGCTCCGGGGCGCCTACGTGGCCGCCCAGGTGCTCGACACCGTCGACGTGCGCGCGGCCGCGCTGCGCCTGCTCGTGCCGGCGACCGCCGTGGTCACCGACGAGACCGCGGCCTGGCTGCACGGGGTCGACGTGTTGCCCCCGTCCGCGGTGCACATGCCTCCTCCGGTCCGCGTCTTCAGCACGGGCGGCTCGCGTCTGCGGCGACCGGAAGTGGCCAGCGGCACCCGTCAGCTCCTGAAGGACGACATCACCGAGGTGCAGGGCGTCCGTGTCACCACGGCGCTTCGCACCGCCCTCGACCTGGGCCGCGGGCTGCGACGCTTCGCCGCGCTGGCTGCGCTCGACGGGTTCGTCCGCATCGGCGTGCCGCACGACTCCATCCGCCTGTCGGTCGAGAGGTTCCGGGGAGAGCGGGGGGTCGTCCAGCTCCGCTGGCTGGTTCCGCTGGTGGACGGGCGCGCCGAGTCACCGGGGGAGTCGTGGCTGCGCCTGCACTGGTACGACGCCGGGCTGCCCCGCCCCGAGCTCCAGTTCTGGGTCTACGACGAGCACGGGGTGGCGCTCTACCGGCTCGACATCGCCCTTCCCGAGTGCCGGTTCGCGGCGGAGTACGACGGGAAGCAGTTCCACTCGACCGACGAGCATCGGTTGCATGACGCGGAGCGTCGTACGTGGCTGGACGAGAAGGGTCGCTGGGTCGTCGAGGTCTTCGAACAGGAGCACGTCTACCCGCGGGACGCCGACCCGACCCCGCGCCTTCGAGAGGGCGCGAAGATGGCGAGGACTCGCTGCGGCCTGTGGGTCCCCGAGTCCGTCCGGCGCTCGACCGAGGATTGA
- the pgl gene encoding 6-phosphogluconolactonase: protein MTPPPTATVPGGRPEPRPEPRVEVHEDARALATSVAGELLSRLADAQSAGRVPQIALTGGSIADAVHAEVARLSPASGVDWARVVVWWGDERFVAPDDEDRNALQARRAFLDAVGVEAAHVHEMASTADADDVHAAAAAYSADLREHGSGEFDVMMLGVGPDGHVASLFPHHAELDVDDRIVLGVLDSPKPPPLRVSLTLPALNRARSVWFLVSGDAKADAVARALGTSDVHETPAAGVHGSEETLWFLDRAAASAL, encoded by the coding sequence ATGACCCCGCCCCCCACCGCCACCGTCCCGGGCGGCCGTCCCGAGCCCCGGCCCGAACCACGGGTCGAGGTCCACGAGGACGCCCGGGCGCTGGCCACGTCGGTGGCCGGCGAGCTGCTGAGCCGGCTCGCGGACGCCCAGTCGGCCGGCCGGGTCCCGCAGATCGCGCTGACCGGCGGCTCGATCGCCGACGCCGTGCACGCCGAGGTGGCCCGGCTCTCCCCCGCCAGCGGCGTGGACTGGGCCCGGGTCGTGGTCTGGTGGGGCGACGAACGGTTCGTCGCGCCGGACGACGAGGACCGCAACGCGCTGCAGGCCCGCCGGGCGTTCCTCGACGCGGTCGGCGTCGAGGCGGCCCACGTGCACGAGATGGCCTCCACGGCCGACGCGGACGACGTGCACGCGGCGGCCGCGGCGTACTCCGCCGACCTGCGCGAGCACGGCAGCGGTGAGTTCGACGTGATGATGCTCGGCGTCGGGCCGGACGGTCACGTGGCCTCGCTGTTCCCGCACCACGCCGAGCTCGACGTCGACGACCGGATCGTGCTCGGCGTGCTCGACTCCCCCAAGCCCCCGCCGCTGCGGGTCAGCCTGACCCTCCCCGCCCTGAACCGCGCTCGCTCGGTGTGGTTCCTGGTCAGTGGCGACGCCAAGGCCGACGCCGTCGCCCGCGCCCTCGGCACCAGCGACGTCCACGAGACCCCCGCCGCCGGCGTCCACGGCTCCGAGGAGACCCTCTGGTTCCTCGACCGCGCCGCCGCCTCCGCCCTCTGA
- a CDS encoding glucose-6-phosphate dehydrogenase assembly protein OpcA — protein sequence MIELTDTNSSAIAAEFVRARTRAGSPAMGMVMTLIIVVEEDESDSAMKAAQRASHEHPARVLGVILGDGRGAPEVNAQVGTGNGWSGETALIRLRGEVVKHPESVVLPLLLPDSPVAIWWPCHPPEDPATDPLGALAKRRITDAAAARRNKARAIHQQCAAYAPGNTDLAWTRLTPWRALLAAALDQHPLKVSGASISAERISPSADLLEAWLRDRLRVEVTRVVTDGPGLTEVVLETKEGPIRIARPDGRLATFTSPGRPDRPIALKRRELPELLAEELRRLDEDDVYAATAKRLAKMQVQL from the coding sequence TTGATAGAGCTCACCGACACCAACTCCTCGGCGATCGCGGCGGAGTTCGTCCGCGCCCGCACCCGCGCGGGCAGCCCCGCGATGGGCATGGTGATGACGCTGATCATCGTCGTCGAGGAGGACGAGTCCGACTCCGCGATGAAGGCCGCCCAGCGGGCCTCGCACGAGCACCCGGCGCGGGTGCTGGGCGTGATCCTCGGCGACGGCCGCGGCGCCCCGGAGGTCAACGCCCAGGTGGGCACCGGCAACGGCTGGAGCGGCGAGACCGCACTGATCCGGTTGCGCGGCGAGGTCGTCAAGCACCCGGAGTCCGTGGTGCTCCCGCTGCTGCTGCCGGACTCCCCCGTGGCGATCTGGTGGCCCTGCCATCCGCCGGAGGACCCGGCCACCGACCCGCTCGGTGCCCTGGCGAAGCGGCGGATCACCGATGCCGCGGCCGCCCGCCGCAACAAGGCGCGGGCCATCCACCAGCAGTGCGCGGCCTACGCCCCCGGCAACACCGACCTGGCCTGGACCCGGCTGACGCCCTGGCGCGCGCTGCTGGCGGCGGCGCTGGACCAGCACCCGCTCAAGGTCTCCGGAGCGTCGATCTCGGCGGAGCGGATCAGCCCGAGCGCCGACCTCCTCGAGGCCTGGCTGCGCGACCGGCTCCGCGTCGAGGTGACCCGGGTCGTCACCGACGGACCCGGCCTCACCGAGGTGGTGCTGGAGACCAAGGAGGGCCCGATCCGGATCGCCCGGCCCGACGGCCGGCTGGCCACCTTCACCTCGCCGGGCCGGCCGGACCGCCCGATCGCGCTCAAGCGCCGGGAGCTCCCCGAGCTGCTCGCCGAGGAGCTGCGCCGGCTGGACGAGGACGACGTCTACGCCGCCACGGCGAAGCGACTGGCGAAGATGCAGGTGCAGCTATGA
- the zwf gene encoding glucose-6-phosphate dehydrogenase, with product MTWTNPLRDPEDRRLPRIAGPCGMVLFGVTGDLSRKKVMPAIYDLANRGLLPPGFSLVGFARRDWAHQDFAQIVHDSVKAHARTEFREEVWQQLAEGFRFVPGDFDDDQAFDRLRRTIEELDVDRGTGGNHAFYLAIPPGFFGAVVGQLKEHGLAEERNGSWRRVVVEKPFGHDLESARELNDVLGQVFPSGSVFRIDHYLGKETVQNILAMRFANELFEPIWNANYVDHVQITMAEDIGIGGRAGYYDGIGAARDVIQNHLLQLMSLVAMEEPTSFDAESLRIEKQKVLSSVVLPRRLDLTTARGQYAPGWAGGEKVPGFLEEEGIRKTSTTETYAAVTLGVDTRRWAGVPFYLRTGKRLGRRVTEVAVVFKRAPHLPFSSTSTEELTQNALVIRVQPDEGMTIRFGSKVPGTAMEIRDVNMDFVYGGSFVESSPEAYERLILDVLLGDPPLFPRHEEVELSWKILDPILEHWAKKGKPEQYPSGTWGPESADKMLARDGRVWRRP from the coding sequence GTGACCTGGACCAACCCGCTGCGCGACCCGGAGGACCGCCGGCTGCCCCGCATCGCCGGGCCCTGCGGCATGGTGCTCTTCGGCGTCACCGGCGACCTGTCGCGCAAGAAGGTGATGCCGGCGATCTACGACCTGGCCAACCGGGGGCTCCTGCCCCCCGGCTTCAGTCTGGTCGGGTTCGCCCGGCGCGACTGGGCCCACCAGGACTTCGCGCAGATCGTGCACGACTCGGTGAAGGCCCACGCGCGCACCGAGTTCCGTGAGGAGGTCTGGCAGCAGCTCGCCGAGGGGTTCCGGTTCGTGCCGGGCGACTTCGACGACGACCAGGCCTTCGACCGGCTCCGCCGTACGATCGAGGAGCTCGACGTGGACCGCGGCACCGGCGGCAACCACGCCTTCTACCTCGCGATCCCGCCTGGGTTCTTCGGTGCCGTCGTCGGCCAGCTCAAGGAGCACGGCCTCGCCGAGGAGCGCAACGGCTCGTGGCGGCGGGTGGTGGTCGAGAAGCCGTTCGGCCACGACCTGGAGTCCGCCCGCGAGCTCAACGACGTGCTCGGCCAGGTCTTCCCGTCGGGCTCGGTCTTCCGGATCGATCACTACCTCGGCAAGGAGACGGTCCAGAACATCTTGGCGATGCGGTTCGCCAACGAGCTCTTCGAGCCGATCTGGAACGCCAACTACGTCGACCACGTGCAGATCACGATGGCCGAGGACATCGGCATCGGCGGACGCGCCGGCTACTACGACGGCATCGGCGCCGCCCGCGACGTCATCCAGAACCACCTGCTGCAGCTGATGTCGCTGGTGGCGATGGAGGAGCCGACGTCGTTCGACGCCGAGAGCCTGCGCATCGAGAAGCAGAAGGTGCTCTCCAGCGTGGTGCTCCCCCGCCGGCTGGACCTGACCACCGCGCGCGGCCAGTACGCCCCCGGCTGGGCCGGCGGCGAGAAGGTGCCCGGCTTCCTCGAGGAGGAGGGCATCCGCAAGACCTCGACCACCGAGACGTACGCCGCGGTGACGCTCGGCGTGGACACCCGCCGGTGGGCCGGGGTGCCGTTCTACCTGCGCACCGGCAAGCGACTCGGCCGCCGGGTCACCGAGGTGGCGGTGGTCTTCAAGCGCGCGCCGCACCTGCCGTTCTCGTCGACCTCGACCGAGGAGCTGACCCAGAACGCCCTGGTGATCCGGGTGCAGCCCGACGAGGGCATGACGATCCGCTTCGGGTCGAAGGTGCCCGGCACCGCGATGGAGATCCGCGACGTCAACATGGACTTCGTCTACGGCGGCTCGTTCGTGGAGTCCAGCCCGGAGGCCTACGAGCGGCTGATCCTCGACGTGCTGCTCGGGGATCCGCCGCTGTTCCCCCGCCACGAGGAGGTCGAGCTGTCCTGGAAGATCCTGGACCCGATCCTCGAGCACTGGGCCAAGAAGGGGAAGCCGGAGCAGTATCCCTCCGGCACGTGGGGCCCGGAGTCCGCGGACAAGATGCTGGCCCGTGACGGACGGGTCTGGAGGCGACCTTGA
- a CDS encoding glucose-6-phosphate isomerase, whose translation MSETAWSTVKEEGTGAAFELFFGYPDEKAFASTVERLVADRVAGRIAAQDPTLWGPAAEEEAGKRLSWVALPEASRPLVDRIAGLQADCRDRGLAKVVLCGMGGSSLAPEVICEAAGVELDVLDSSDPDFVRRSLEDRLAETVVVVSSKSGGTVETDSQRRAFEKAFRDAGIDPAERIVVVTDPGSPLEELARDAGYQVFLADPEVGGRYSALTAFGLVPSGLAGADIAGLLDQAATIRPALEADSVDNPGLRLGALLGAAALAGVDKVALASSGASYAGFGDWAEQLIAESTGKEGKGILPVGVEALDAPGFSPSTADEVLATFGSTFAFGPDLTPASGWGVHVDAPLGAQLLLWEYATAVAGRVIGINPFDQPDVESAKAAAREMLDGGGSEPTPVFVDGAVTVYASEGWLPEGTSTVADAVAALLERLDPDHGYLAVQAYLDRHRDADLAGTRATLARRTGRPVTFGWGPRFLHSTGQYHKGGPGTGVYLQVTGQPEADLAVPDRPFTFQEFLTAQAVGDGQVLAGKGRPVLRLHVSGPGDLAGLRKVLS comes from the coding sequence ATGAGCGAGACGGCTTGGAGCACCGTGAAGGAGGAGGGGACCGGAGCGGCGTTCGAGCTGTTCTTCGGCTACCCCGACGAGAAGGCGTTCGCCTCGACGGTGGAGCGGCTGGTGGCCGACCGGGTCGCCGGCCGCATCGCCGCCCAGGACCCCACACTGTGGGGACCGGCCGCCGAGGAGGAGGCGGGCAAGCGACTGTCCTGGGTCGCGCTGCCCGAGGCCTCACGCCCGCTGGTCGACCGGATCGCGGGCCTGCAGGCCGACTGCCGTGACCGCGGCCTGGCCAAGGTCGTGCTCTGCGGGATGGGCGGCTCCTCGCTGGCGCCCGAGGTGATCTGCGAGGCCGCCGGCGTCGAGCTCGACGTGCTCGACTCCTCCGACCCCGACTTCGTGCGCAGGTCCCTGGAGGACCGGCTCGCCGAGACCGTCGTCGTGGTCTCCTCCAAGTCCGGCGGCACCGTCGAGACCGACAGTCAGCGGCGGGCCTTCGAGAAGGCGTTCCGCGACGCCGGCATCGACCCGGCGGAGCGGATCGTGGTCGTCACCGACCCCGGCTCCCCCCTCGAGGAGCTCGCCCGGGACGCCGGCTACCAGGTGTTCCTGGCCGATCCCGAGGTCGGCGGACGCTACTCGGCGCTGACCGCCTTCGGGCTGGTGCCGAGCGGCCTCGCCGGCGCCGACATCGCCGGGCTGCTCGACCAGGCCGCGACGATCCGGCCGGCCCTCGAGGCGGACTCGGTCGACAACCCGGGCCTGCGGCTCGGGGCGCTGCTCGGCGCGGCCGCCCTGGCCGGGGTCGACAAGGTCGCGCTCGCGAGCTCGGGGGCGTCGTACGCCGGGTTCGGCGACTGGGCCGAGCAATTGATCGCGGAGTCCACCGGCAAGGAGGGCAAGGGCATCCTGCCGGTGGGCGTGGAGGCCCTCGACGCGCCCGGCTTCTCCCCCAGCACCGCCGACGAGGTGCTGGCCACCTTCGGCTCCACCTTCGCGTTCGGCCCGGACCTGACGCCCGCGTCGGGGTGGGGCGTCCACGTCGACGCGCCGCTCGGGGCCCAGCTGCTGCTGTGGGAGTACGCCACCGCGGTGGCCGGCCGGGTGATCGGGATCAACCCGTTCGACCAGCCCGACGTGGAGAGCGCGAAGGCCGCCGCCCGCGAGATGCTCGACGGCGGCGGCTCGGAGCCGACCCCGGTGTTCGTCGACGGAGCGGTGACCGTCTACGCCTCCGAGGGCTGGTTGCCCGAGGGCACCAGCACGGTGGCCGACGCGGTGGCGGCGCTGCTCGAGCGGCTCGACCCCGACCACGGCTACCTCGCGGTTCAGGCCTACCTCGACCGGCACCGCGACGCCGACCTCGCGGGCACCCGCGCCACGCTGGCCCGGCGTACCGGCCGACCGGTCACGTTCGGGTGGGGGCCGCGCTTCCTGCACTCCACCGGCCAGTACCACAAGGGCGGCCCCGGCACCGGGGTCTACCTGCAGGTCACCGGCCAGCCCGAGGCGGACCTCGCGGTGCCCGACCGGCCGTTCACGTTCCAGGAGTTCCTGACCGCGCAGGCGGTCGGGGACGGCCAGGTGCTGGCCGGCAAGGGGCGACCCGTGCTCCGTCTCCACGTCAGCGGCCCCGGCGACCTCGCCGGGCTGCGGAAGGTGCTCTCGTGA
- the tal gene encoding transaldolase, translating to MSDRLKALADAGVSIWLDDLSRERIETGNLADLVKEKSVVGVTTNPTIFAGAIADGERYDDQVRRLVEEGKDVDRVVFELTTEDVRNACDIMAPVHAEHPADGRVSIEVEPDLANDTEGTMASARALWSAVDRPNVLIKIPATKEGLPAITAAVAEGISVNVTLIFGIERYREVMDAYLAGLEQARDAGLDLDRIHSVASFFVSRVDTEVDKRLESIGGEEAEALKGMAAVANARLAYAAFEEVIASDRWKLLADAGANPQRPLWASTGVKNQAYSDTLYVTELVVPGTVNTMPEKTMEAFADHGELRGDVVTGTGGEAQQVFDRLADIGVDFEDVLLVLEHEGVDKFKKSWTELVETVSGQMEKAGQGGE from the coding sequence ATGAGTGACCGTCTGAAGGCCCTTGCGGACGCGGGGGTGTCGATCTGGCTCGACGACCTCTCGCGCGAACGGATCGAGACCGGCAACCTGGCCGACCTCGTCAAGGAGAAGTCCGTCGTGGGCGTCACCACGAACCCCACGATCTTCGCCGGCGCGATCGCCGACGGGGAGCGCTACGACGACCAGGTGCGCCGGCTCGTCGAGGAGGGCAAGGACGTCGACCGGGTCGTCTTCGAGCTCACCACCGAGGACGTGCGCAACGCCTGCGACATCATGGCGCCGGTGCACGCCGAGCACCCGGCCGACGGCCGCGTCTCCATCGAGGTCGAGCCCGACCTGGCCAACGACACCGAGGGCACCATGGCCTCGGCGCGGGCGCTGTGGAGCGCGGTGGACCGGCCCAACGTGCTGATCAAGATCCCCGCCACCAAGGAGGGGCTGCCGGCGATCACCGCGGCGGTCGCCGAGGGCATCAGCGTCAACGTCACGTTGATCTTCGGCATCGAGCGCTACCGCGAGGTGATGGACGCCTACCTCGCGGGCCTGGAGCAGGCGCGCGACGCCGGCCTCGACCTCGACCGGATCCACTCGGTCGCCTCGTTCTTCGTCTCCCGGGTCGACACCGAGGTGGACAAGCGCCTGGAGTCGATCGGCGGCGAGGAGGCCGAGGCGCTCAAGGGCATGGCGGCGGTGGCCAACGCCCGGCTCGCCTACGCGGCCTTCGAGGAGGTCATCGCCTCCGACCGCTGGAAGCTCCTCGCGGACGCGGGGGCCAACCCGCAGCGGCCGCTGTGGGCGTCGACCGGCGTGAAGAACCAGGCCTACTCCGACACCCTCTACGTCACCGAGCTGGTCGTGCCGGGCACGGTCAACACGATGCCCGAGAAGACCATGGAGGCCTTCGCCGACCACGGCGAGCTCCGCGGCGACGTCGTCACCGGCACCGGCGGCGAGGCCCAGCAGGTCTTCGACCGGCTCGCCGACATCGGCGTCGACTTCGAGGACGTCCTGCTCGTGCTCGAGCACGAGGGCGTGGACAAGTTCAAGAAGTCCTGGACCGAGCTGGTCGAGACCGTCTCCGGCCAGATGGAGAAGGCAGGACAGGGCGGCGAATGA
- the tkt gene encoding transketolase — MSRAPELDWTDLDEKAVDTVRALAMDAVQKVGNGHPGTAMSLAPAAYLLFQKVMRHNPADPNWPARDRFVLSAGHSSITLYLQLFLGGWGLELEDIKSLRTWGSKTPGHPEYGHTAGVETTTGPLGQGVGNAVGMAMAARRERGLLDPQAGDGGSVFDHHVYAICSDGDLEEGVSAEASSIAGTQQLGNLTLIYDDNRISIEGDTDVAFTEDVAKRYEAYGWHVQTVDWTNDGTEYTEDVPELYAAVRAAEAVTDRPSLIVLKTIIAWPAPDAQGTGKAHGSALGEDEVAATKKVLGLDPAKQFDVPADVFAHTRSLVERGKKWQAEWQERFEAWKKGASPEVLATWERMQTRALPEGLERALPTFDADPKGVATRKASGAVINAVAKLMPELWGGSADLAESNNTTIEGASSFIPQGRSTDQWSGDPYAGRVLHFGIREHGMGAILNGITLHGGTRVFGGTFLTFSDYMRGSVRLAALMGLPVTYVWTHDSIGLGEDGPTHQPIEHLAALRAIPGLDVVRPADANETAAAWHAVLRRTDHPAGIALTRQNVPVFPRGEVDGEHWSDTSNVHRGGYVLVDAGGGLPDVVLVATGSEVQVAVAARELLAADGVRARVVSMPCREWFDEQEPSYRETVIPPTVKARVSVEAGVAQGWREIVGDHGRIVSIDTYGASADYARIFQEYGITAEAVADAARDSLRISS; from the coding sequence GTGAGCAGAGCCCCTGAGCTGGACTGGACCGACCTGGACGAGAAGGCGGTGGACACCGTCCGCGCCCTGGCCATGGACGCGGTGCAGAAGGTCGGCAACGGCCACCCCGGGACCGCGATGAGCCTCGCGCCCGCGGCGTACCTGCTCTTCCAGAAGGTGATGCGTCACAACCCGGCGGACCCCAACTGGCCCGCCCGGGACCGGTTCGTCCTCTCCGCGGGGCACAGCTCGATCACGCTCTACCTGCAGCTGTTCCTCGGCGGCTGGGGCCTGGAGCTGGAGGACATCAAGTCGCTGCGGACCTGGGGCAGCAAGACCCCCGGCCACCCCGAGTACGGCCACACCGCGGGCGTCGAGACGACCACCGGCCCGCTGGGCCAGGGCGTCGGCAACGCCGTCGGCATGGCGATGGCCGCCCGTCGCGAGCGCGGCCTGCTCGACCCCCAGGCCGGTGACGGCGGGTCCGTCTTCGACCACCACGTCTACGCCATCTGCAGCGACGGCGACCTCGAGGAGGGCGTCAGCGCCGAGGCCTCCTCGATCGCCGGGACCCAGCAGCTGGGCAACCTGACCCTCATCTACGACGACAACCGGATCTCGATCGAGGGCGACACCGACGTGGCCTTCACCGAGGACGTCGCGAAGCGCTACGAGGCCTACGGCTGGCACGTCCAGACCGTCGACTGGACCAACGACGGGACCGAGTACACCGAGGACGTCCCCGAGCTGTACGCCGCGGTCCGCGCCGCCGAGGCGGTCACCGACCGGCCGAGCCTGATCGTGCTCAAGACCATCATCGCCTGGCCGGCCCCGGACGCCCAGGGCACCGGCAAGGCGCACGGCTCGGCGCTCGGCGAGGACGAGGTCGCGGCCACCAAGAAGGTGCTCGGCCTCGACCCCGCGAAGCAGTTCGACGTGCCGGCCGACGTCTTCGCCCACACCCGCTCGCTGGTCGAGCGCGGCAAGAAGTGGCAGGCCGAGTGGCAGGAGCGGTTCGAGGCCTGGAAGAAGGGCGCCTCCCCCGAGGTCCTCGCGACCTGGGAGCGGATGCAGACCCGCGCCCTGCCCGAGGGCCTGGAGCGGGCGCTGCCGACCTTCGACGCCGACCCGAAGGGCGTCGCCACCCGCAAGGCCTCCGGCGCGGTCATCAACGCGGTCGCGAAGCTGATGCCCGAGCTGTGGGGCGGCTCGGCCGACCTGGCGGAGTCCAACAACACCACCATCGAGGGCGCGAGCTCGTTCATCCCCCAGGGGCGCTCGACCGATCAGTGGTCGGGCGACCCGTACGCCGGCCGGGTGCTGCACTTCGGCATCCGCGAGCACGGCATGGGCGCGATCCTGAACGGCATCACGTTGCACGGGGGCACCCGCGTCTTCGGCGGGACCTTCCTCACCTTCTCCGACTACATGCGCGGCTCGGTCCGGCTGGCCGCCCTGATGGGCCTGCCGGTCACCTACGTGTGGACCCACGACTCGATCGGCCTCGGTGAGGACGGTCCGACCCACCAGCCGATCGAGCACCTCGCCGCGCTGCGGGCGATCCCGGGCCTCGACGTGGTCCGCCCCGCCGATGCCAACGAGACCGCCGCCGCCTGGCACGCCGTGCTCCGGCGCACCGACCACCCGGCCGGGATCGCCCTGACCCGCCAGAACGTGCCGGTCTTCCCGCGCGGCGAGGTCGACGGCGAGCACTGGTCCGACACCTCCAACGTGCACCGCGGCGGCTACGTGCTGGTCGACGCGGGCGGCGGGCTGCCGGACGTGGTCCTGGTCGCCACGGGCTCGGAGGTCCAGGTCGCGGTCGCGGCCCGCGAGCTCCTCGCGGCCGACGGCGTGCGGGCGCGGGTCGTCTCGATGCCCTGCCGCGAGTGGTTCGACGAGCAGGAGCCGTCCTACCGCGAGACCGTGATCCCGCCCACCGTGAAGGCGCGGGTCTCGGTCGAGGCGGGCGTGGCCCAGGGCTGGCGCGAGATCGTCGGCGACCACGGCCGGATCGTGTCGATCGACACCTACGGCGCGTCGGCCGACTACGCCCGGATCTTCCAGGAGTACGGCATCACCGCCGAGGCGGTGGCCGACGCCGCCCGCGACAGCCTGCGCATCAGCAGCTGA